In a genomic window of Occallatibacter riparius:
- a CDS encoding alpha-2-macroglobulin family protein, translated as MNPRKLVVSVLFLVLCAAAAAKDAPRSFSLSTSRTFSPGESVKIQLFSRNVPEFEFRVYKVNDLEKFFAGLKDPHSFGEHGESPAEQIDQRTWLERIHDWKAHLWWTVRHFFRGQFTDGARDTFREQQGKLGKRSRIVGATQFAQIPILNQSQLVAKWKLQTPPAVVSETQQLPVEGLGKGVYLIEATDGTYKAYTVAVVTSIAVVERGGQGASLFVADRKTGAPVADADVVMWAGGKQQSSGKTDNDGLANLTMEVRGGEQGAEPENVWILARHGDDAALVTPWGYSFHSQNSNDLDAYVYTDRPVYRPGHTVHIKGIVRRDVNDTVVLPQVPSVTMTIEGGGKTVFEKDLPVSAHGTVTTDLNLESDAALGFYSIRLRMKDQPAGYGGFGYGNFEVQEYKKPEYQVTVKPAAQRIVQGNTLQAIIEARYFFGEPVPGAKVKYVVHTSTHYWWGEEDEGDDNAGGSEGEGSYPEEDDTYGATEQQEHEGVLDANGRLAISLPVSLDPKHEDQNFRIEARVTDAANREVSGHATVLATYGSFHINVEPVSYVVQGGQPVRVKVTAQDYDNKPVQTAVHLVSTLQKWDSVTHEYSKTTAATRDANTGADGTVLVDIPIGSSGDFKIAATAQTPEQRTVEGDTWVWVWNGAGQAYQENTQIQIVADKKSYQVGDTAHLLLVTGLKESWAVVTVEGNSVQSRRIVHGSGDSAAFDVPITAQSAPNVVVTAILVHDDQVATAQKKLKVPLTERTLTITATPDKQKYLPGETGTFDVFTADSNGNPVQADISFGEVDEALYSVRPDQSGDIVGAFYPSRYVYLQTQSSFEFYFSGQAGTKSPLLAELNTAAGLYHPRMSQVKPGSDLVMPKVRKAFPDTAYWNPNVRTGPEGHARVQFAFPDALTTWRTTVRAMTDDGKAGAMITRVLVRKNLIVRLAAPRFFRQGDETVLRVIAHNYLESAKEVTFALDMQGLDIIRGQTQKVTIPAKGESYVDWRVRSKTTGTATLTAKALTNEESDALEMTLPILPFGVKQRAAGTGVVYSGAGQNQWSFAYPAQSDAGTRGLTVTIAPSVAGTVFDALDYLTSYPWGCTEQTMSSFLPDLIVSEAVDKLHLKSPIDPKTLNDMVSAGIERLQDFQHDDGGWGWWPDDPSRVFMTAYVVSGLGQAKASHEIDKDKFDKGRAWLAKALANHPNMVPDLRAYVVYALATTGDAPKEAMNRAWTDRNKLTDEGLALLGLAFDAAGDARAKEAAELLEKKANVTDSDAHWDSNYDGLLEYWYDTSSETTAFALKLLVHQKPQSGLLSKSARWLAQHRDGDYWYTTKQTALVIEGLTDYLALSGELANESDVEVLVNGTSVGKRHFGPADAFGSPWRVKLSGDQVANGGQITIRKSGNGITYWSAENSWYSTDKRQYQKGTVALNITRDYYILQKKQDKPTDPITYDLAPLSGPVHIGDVIAVRLAIGGSSFSYVLAEDPIPAGTEFVPNASLYTLNHKPDWWADWFTRKEFHDDRAAFFNTEFSGRREYVYLLKVVNPGKFTISPAVAGPMYQPDTQTSSDPAALEVLP; from the coding sequence ATGAACCCGCGCAAGCTGGTGGTTTCCGTGCTGTTTCTCGTCCTGTGCGCCGCCGCCGCGGCCAAGGACGCGCCCCGCTCGTTCTCTCTTTCGACCTCGCGCACGTTCTCTCCGGGCGAGAGCGTCAAGATCCAGCTTTTCTCGCGCAATGTTCCGGAGTTCGAATTCCGCGTCTACAAGGTGAACGACCTGGAGAAGTTCTTCGCCGGCCTCAAGGATCCGCACAGCTTTGGCGAACACGGCGAGTCACCCGCCGAGCAGATAGACCAGCGCACGTGGCTTGAACGCATCCACGACTGGAAGGCGCACCTCTGGTGGACGGTGCGGCACTTCTTCCGCGGCCAGTTCACTGACGGCGCGCGCGACACCTTTCGCGAGCAGCAGGGGAAACTCGGCAAGCGCAGCCGCATCGTCGGCGCTACGCAGTTCGCGCAGATCCCGATCCTGAACCAGAGCCAGCTTGTCGCGAAATGGAAACTTCAAACGCCGCCAGCCGTCGTGAGCGAAACGCAGCAGTTGCCGGTCGAGGGGCTGGGCAAGGGCGTGTACCTGATCGAGGCGACGGACGGAACCTACAAGGCCTATACGGTTGCGGTGGTCACCTCCATAGCTGTGGTGGAGCGAGGCGGACAGGGAGCAAGTCTATTTGTCGCCGATCGCAAGACCGGCGCGCCTGTGGCCGATGCCGATGTAGTGATGTGGGCCGGCGGCAAGCAGCAGTCCAGCGGCAAGACGGACAATGACGGCCTCGCGAATCTCACCATGGAGGTGCGCGGCGGCGAGCAGGGCGCCGAGCCCGAAAATGTCTGGATTCTCGCACGCCACGGCGACGACGCAGCGTTGGTCACGCCCTGGGGCTATTCGTTCCATTCGCAGAACAGCAATGATCTGGATGCGTATGTCTACACTGATCGGCCAGTCTACCGTCCCGGGCACACCGTCCATATCAAAGGCATCGTTCGCCGCGATGTGAATGACACCGTCGTACTGCCGCAAGTGCCGTCCGTCACGATGACGATTGAAGGCGGCGGCAAAACTGTCTTCGAAAAGGATCTACCCGTATCGGCGCACGGAACGGTCACCACAGACCTGAATCTGGAGTCCGATGCTGCCCTGGGGTTCTATAGCATTCGCCTCAGGATGAAGGATCAACCGGCTGGCTATGGAGGCTTCGGTTACGGAAACTTCGAGGTGCAGGAGTATAAGAAGCCCGAGTACCAGGTGACGGTGAAGCCCGCCGCGCAGCGCATTGTCCAGGGCAATACCCTGCAGGCCATCATTGAGGCTCGCTACTTCTTTGGCGAGCCGGTGCCGGGCGCGAAGGTGAAGTACGTTGTCCACACTTCAACCCACTACTGGTGGGGCGAGGAAGATGAGGGAGACGACAATGCAGGCGGAAGCGAGGGAGAAGGCTCGTATCCCGAGGAAGACGACACCTACGGCGCAACGGAGCAGCAAGAGCATGAGGGTGTTCTTGATGCGAATGGGCGGCTTGCCATAAGCCTGCCGGTTTCCCTCGATCCCAAGCATGAGGACCAGAACTTCCGCATTGAAGCGCGTGTGACGGACGCTGCTAATCGCGAGGTCAGTGGGCACGCAACTGTGCTCGCCACCTACGGCTCATTCCACATCAACGTTGAGCCGGTCAGCTATGTCGTCCAGGGCGGACAGCCGGTGCGCGTGAAGGTCACGGCGCAGGACTACGACAACAAACCTGTGCAGACCGCGGTTCACCTGGTTTCCACTCTACAGAAATGGGACAGTGTCACGCATGAGTACTCCAAAACGACTGCTGCAACGCGCGATGCAAACACCGGCGCGGATGGCACCGTGCTTGTCGATATTCCGATCGGATCGAGCGGCGACTTCAAAATCGCCGCGACAGCGCAGACTCCCGAGCAGCGCACAGTAGAAGGCGATACATGGGTGTGGGTCTGGAACGGTGCAGGACAGGCCTATCAGGAGAACACGCAGATCCAGATCGTCGCCGATAAGAAGTCGTACCAGGTGGGCGACACCGCGCATCTGCTCCTCGTCACGGGACTGAAGGAGTCCTGGGCGGTCGTCACCGTGGAGGGCAACAGCGTGCAATCGCGGCGCATTGTGCATGGCAGCGGGGATTCCGCCGCTTTCGACGTGCCCATTACCGCGCAGTCGGCGCCCAACGTGGTGGTAACGGCAATCCTTGTCCACGATGACCAGGTGGCGACCGCGCAGAAGAAGCTGAAGGTTCCGCTGACTGAGCGGACGCTTACCATTACTGCTACACCCGACAAGCAGAAGTACCTGCCCGGCGAAACCGGCACATTTGATGTCTTCACGGCCGACTCGAACGGTAACCCGGTTCAGGCCGACATTAGCTTCGGCGAAGTTGACGAAGCGCTCTACTCGGTGCGGCCCGATCAGAGCGGCGACATCGTTGGCGCGTTCTATCCTTCGCGCTACGTCTACCTGCAGACGCAGTCTTCGTTCGAGTTCTACTTCTCGGGCCAGGCCGGCACGAAGAGCCCGCTGCTCGCGGAACTGAACACCGCCGCCGGGCTCTACCATCCGCGCATGTCGCAGGTGAAACCCGGTTCCGATCTCGTAATGCCCAAGGTGCGCAAGGCATTCCCAGACACGGCTTACTGGAATCCCAACGTGCGCACCGGCCCAGAGGGCCACGCGCGCGTGCAGTTCGCGTTTCCTGATGCGCTCACCACGTGGCGCACTACCGTGCGCGCTATGACAGACGATGGCAAAGCCGGCGCGATGATTACTCGCGTGCTGGTGCGCAAGAATCTTATCGTGCGTCTCGCCGCGCCGCGCTTCTTCCGCCAGGGAGATGAGACGGTGCTGCGCGTCATCGCGCATAACTACCTCGAGTCAGCAAAGGAAGTCACTTTCGCGCTCGATATGCAGGGGCTCGACATTATCAGAGGTCAGACGCAGAAGGTTACGATTCCCGCCAAGGGCGAGAGCTATGTCGATTGGCGCGTGCGATCGAAGACTACCGGCACGGCGACCCTCACTGCGAAGGCGCTAACGAATGAAGAGTCTGACGCGCTCGAGATGACGCTGCCCATTCTGCCCTTCGGCGTGAAGCAGCGCGCGGCGGGCACCGGCGTGGTCTACTCCGGCGCAGGGCAGAACCAATGGTCGTTCGCGTATCCGGCACAATCCGATGCAGGAACTCGCGGCTTGACTGTAACGATTGCGCCTTCCGTTGCCGGAACCGTTTTCGATGCGCTCGACTACCTCACCAGCTATCCGTGGGGATGCACGGAGCAGACCATGTCGAGCTTCCTGCCGGACCTCATCGTTTCGGAGGCAGTGGACAAGCTGCACCTCAAGTCGCCCATCGATCCCAAGACGCTCAACGACATGGTTTCCGCAGGCATAGAGCGTCTGCAGGATTTCCAGCATGACGATGGAGGGTGGGGCTGGTGGCCCGATGATCCCAGTCGCGTCTTCATGACTGCCTACGTTGTGAGCGGCCTCGGCCAGGCCAAGGCGAGCCACGAGATCGATAAAGACAAGTTCGACAAAGGCCGCGCCTGGCTGGCGAAGGCTCTCGCCAATCACCCCAACATGGTTCCCGATCTGCGCGCGTATGTTGTCTACGCTCTCGCAACTACGGGAGACGCACCCAAAGAGGCGATGAACCGTGCGTGGACTGATCGCAACAAGCTAACTGATGAAGGCCTCGCGCTCCTCGGCCTCGCTTTCGACGCGGCCGGTGACGCGCGCGCGAAGGAAGCTGCAGAGCTGCTGGAAAAGAAAGCCAACGTGACAGACAGCGATGCCCACTGGGATTCGAACTACGACGGCCTGCTCGAATACTGGTACGACACGTCCAGCGAGACCACGGCTTTCGCGCTCAAGCTCCTTGTGCATCAAAAGCCGCAGAGCGGCCTGCTCAGCAAGTCGGCACGCTGGCTGGCTCAGCACCGCGACGGCGATTACTGGTATACGACCAAGCAGACCGCGCTCGTCATTGAAGGACTCACAGATTATCTTGCTCTCAGTGGTGAACTGGCCAACGAGTCCGATGTCGAGGTCCTCGTCAACGGAACCAGCGTGGGCAAGCGCCACTTCGGCCCCGCGGACGCATTTGGATCGCCATGGCGCGTCAAGCTCAGCGGAGATCAGGTTGCGAACGGCGGCCAAATCACAATCCGCAAATCCGGCAACGGCATTACATACTGGTCCGCGGAGAACTCCTGGTACTCGACTGACAAGCGCCAGTACCAGAAGGGAACTGTCGCGCTCAACATCACGCGCGACTACTACATCCTCCAGAAGAAGCAGGACAAGCCAACCGATCCCATCACCTACGATCTTGCTCCGCTCAGCGGCCCGGTGCACATCGGCGACGTGATCGCGGTGCGGCTCGCTATCGGCGGCAGCAGCTTCAGCTACGTTCTCGCGGAGGACCCGATTCCTGCCGGAACCGAGTTCGTTCCCAATGCAAGCCTCTACACGCTCAACCACAAGCCGGACTGGTGGGCCGACTGGTTTACGCGCAAGGAGTTCCACGACGACCGCGCTGCTTTCTTCAACACGGAATTCAGCGGCCGGCGCGAATACGTTTATCTTCTCAAGGTGGTGAATCCCGGCAAGTTCACCATCAGCCCCGCCGTTGCGGGTCCGATGTATCAGCCCGACACGCAAACCAGCAGCGATCCCGCGGCGCTCGAGGTGCTCCCATGA